A window of Candidatus Nitrospira allomarina genomic DNA:
AAAGTGGGGTAGTCCGGTGCTGTTATTGTCCTGGGTGCCGGTTATTGGGGATCCGCTGTGTATCGCGGCAGGATGGTTGCGGATGGGCTGGGTGCGTGCCCTATTGTGTATTGGGATTGGCAAAGGGTGCCGGTATGTGGTTTTGTTCGCGTTGTTACCCAGCAATGGCGGGTGAACGACGCAGGCGCCTGCCTATAGCATTCAAAAAACGTTGTTGGTATGGTTGGCCTTGCCTCTTAATTGCCTCCTTTTTGATAAATTGCTTTCCAAACGACCAATTCCTCTAGAGTTCCCAGCCTATTATGGAGGCGTCATATTGTGAATGTTCCCCTTCTTGATTTGAAATCCCAATTCGCCAGCATCAAAAAGGACATCCAGGTGGTGTTGGAAGAGGTGTGCGCGGAGCAAAGTTTTATTCTGGGCGCCCACGTTCAGAACCTGGAGCAGACCCTAGCGACATACATTGGCACAGACCAGGCGATTGGGGTGGCTTCAGGAAGCGATGCGTTGTTGTTGTCGTTGATGGAGGTGGGAGTTCAGCCGGGCGATCGTGTTGTGACGGTCCCCTTTACATTTTTCGCGTCTGCAGGAGTGATTTCCCGGCTTCATGCGCGTCCGGTGTTTGTCGATGTGACGCCTGATACGTTTAATCTCGATCCCACACGGTTAGGGGATAGCCTCACTTCAGATGTCAAAGCCATTCTTCCGGTCCATCTCTTTGGACAATGTGCGGATATGGAAATGATTCTTCAGATTGCCGATGCACAGGGAATCCCGGTTATTGAGGATGCCTGCCAGGCCATCGGTGCGTCTCGAAACGGTGTCCGGGCCGGAGCCTTCGGACACACGGGGGGCTTCAGCTTTTTCCCATCGAAAAATTTAGGGGGATTTGGCGACGGCGGGTTGATTACGACTCGAGACCCGCGGGTGGCCGAGCGACTACGACTCTTGCGTGTGCATGGGAGCCGATCAGAATATCATCATCATTTAATCGGGATAAACAGTCGGTTGGATGCGCTGCAAGCGGCCATTCTTCAGGTGAAATTTCAGCATTTGGCTGAGTGGACCGCGAAGCGCCAATCGCATGCGTCCACTTACCAACAGATGTTTCAGGCCTACGGTCTTGATGAGCGAGTGACCGTGCCGATCGTGGCATCCGGCAATAGTCATGTTTACAATCAGTTCACCATTCGCACCTCGGAGCGAGATGAACTCAGTGCCTACCTGACCCACCATGGAATAGGCAATCGCATTTATTATCCTGTCCCTCTTCATCTTCAGGAATGTTACCAGGATCTCGGGTATCATAAAGGCGATTTTCCGGTCTCGGAACAGCTCTCCCAAGAGGTGCTCTCTCTTCCCATTTATCCGGAACTCACCCAGGACCAACTCCAGTATGTGGTCGACACGATCAAACTATTTTTTGATCGACGTTAAAGGCGACCATCACAA
This region includes:
- a CDS encoding DegT/DnrJ/EryC1/StrS family aminotransferase, with amino-acid sequence MNVPLLDLKSQFASIKKDIQVVLEEVCAEQSFILGAHVQNLEQTLATYIGTDQAIGVASGSDALLLSLMEVGVQPGDRVVTVPFTFFASAGVISRLHARPVFVDVTPDTFNLDPTRLGDSLTSDVKAILPVHLFGQCADMEMILQIADAQGIPVIEDACQAIGASRNGVRAGAFGHTGGFSFFPSKNLGGFGDGGLITTRDPRVAERLRLLRVHGSRSEYHHHLIGINSRLDALQAAILQVKFQHLAEWTAKRQSHASTYQQMFQAYGLDERVTVPIVASGNSHVYNQFTIRTSERDELSAYLTHHGIGNRIYYPVPLHLQECYQDLGYHKGDFPVSEQLSQEVLSLPIYPELTQDQLQYVVDTIKLFFDRR